The DNA segment GAATACCTGGAAAGTACAGGAGAAGAATGTGGATGAGGGTAGGAGATTACGTCCTAGTTATTCCTTGGGACTTCGAGCCAAATAAGGCTGATGTCGTATATAAGTACGAGAGAAACGAAATAAGCGAGTTAAGGAAAAGCGAGCACGGCGAGAAAGTAGCCAGGATAGATGAATTAACAGGCTAGATTCACCTTCCTTAAAGATGGCTCCGTCAACATGCCTAGGGTTCAACCCCTATGGCTTCACTTGCC comes from the Thermocladium sp. ECH_B genome and includes:
- a CDS encoding translation initiation factor IF-1A (eIF-1A; enables maximal rate of protein biosynthesis. Enhances ribosome dissociation into subunits and stabilizes the binding of the initiator Met-tRNA(I) to 40 S ribosomal subunits in eukaryotes) → MSSQRIRLPEEGELIAKVTDIVGDDRVKVMCEDGKARIARIPGKYRRRMWMRVGDYVLVIPWDFEPNKADVVYKYERNEISELRKSEHGEKVARIDELTG